A stretch of Bordetella genomosp. 13 DNA encodes these proteins:
- a CDS encoding DMT family transporter codes for MNRPSTLPLARAPAATPWEGYGYGLLGVIVFSLTLPMTRVAVAELSPWLIGLGRALVAAIPAALLLAFTRSRRPDHREWPGVILAAIGIVAGWPLASTLAMQTVPSSHGAVFNGLLPLSTAAFAAWRSGESPSRGFWLWALAGAALVTAYALRQGHGALQPGDLWLLLAVLLGGLGYAEGARASRTLGGWRTICWALVISAPVLVLPVGWLAANSPMPSSAAALAFAYLAFGSMFLGFFAWYRGLAAGGIARVGQVQLLQPFLTVLAAAALFGEAVEASTFVFAAAVIAIIAGGRRALVGARG; via the coding sequence ATGAATCGCCCTTCCACCCTGCCGCTCGCTCGGGCGCCGGCCGCCACTCCATGGGAGGGCTATGGCTACGGCCTGTTGGGCGTCATCGTGTTCAGCCTGACGCTGCCGATGACGCGCGTGGCCGTGGCCGAGCTGTCGCCGTGGCTCATCGGGCTGGGGCGTGCGCTGGTCGCCGCCATCCCCGCCGCGCTGCTGCTGGCGTTCACGCGCAGCCGCCGCCCCGACCACCGGGAGTGGCCCGGCGTGATCCTGGCCGCCATCGGCATCGTGGCGGGCTGGCCGCTGGCCTCGACACTGGCCATGCAGACTGTGCCGTCCTCGCACGGCGCGGTCTTCAACGGCCTGCTGCCGCTTTCGACCGCCGCCTTCGCGGCGTGGCGCAGCGGCGAAAGTCCGTCGCGCGGCTTCTGGCTGTGGGCGCTGGCGGGCGCCGCGCTGGTGACCGCCTATGCGCTGCGGCAGGGGCACGGCGCGCTGCAGCCCGGCGACCTGTGGCTGCTGCTGGCCGTGCTGCTGGGCGGCTTGGGCTACGCGGAAGGCGCTCGCGCCTCGCGTACGCTGGGCGGGTGGCGCACCATCTGCTGGGCGCTGGTCATCAGCGCGCCGGTGCTGGTGCTGCCGGTGGGCTGGCTGGCGGCCAACTCGCCCATGCCCAGTTCGGCGGCCGCGCTGGCCTTCGCCTACCTGGCATTCGGCTCGATGTTCCTGGGCTTCTTCGCCTGGTATCGCGGGCTGGCCGCGGGTGGCATTGCGCGTGTCGGACAGGTACAGTTGTTGCAGCCCTTCCTGACCGTACTGGCCGCCGCCGCCCTCTTCGGCGAAGCGGTCGAAGCCAGCACCTTTGTCTTCGCCGCCGCGGTCATCGCGATCATCGCGGGTGGGCGGCGCGCACTGGTGGGAGCCCGAGGATGA